A DNA window from Aspergillus nidulans FGSC A4 chromosome V contains the following coding sequences:
- a CDS encoding putative AP-3 adaptor complex subunit sigma (transcript_id=CADANIAT00003566), whose product MINAVLVFNNNGQPRLTKFYTQIDTQTKQSLIAQIYDLVAQRPPTACNFLPLPPILARGASSSASTGPSDAPTQITYRTYATLSFIMISTSTESPLALIDLIQVFVEALDRIFENVCELDLIFGFETMHAVLSEMIVGGVVVETNIDKIVAGVQSQEGSLGKKRAIQAASSGVGRGGLSGLAAWR is encoded by the exons ATGATCAACGCCGTGCTAGTCTTCAATAACAACGGCCAGCCCCGCTTGACCAAGTTCTACACGCAAATC GACACACAAACGAAACAATCCCTTATCGCCCAAATATATGACCTTGTTGCCCAGCGTCCCCCTACAGCCTGCAATttcctcccgctccctccGATACTCGCCCGCGGCGCCAGTTCCAGCGCAAGCACTGGTCCTTCTGACGCTCCAACTCAAATTACCTACCGTACATACGCGACTCTCTCATTTATCATGATCTCAACGTCCACTGAGTCCCCGCTGGCCCTGATCGACCTCATCCAAGTTTTTGTCGAGGCGCTCGACCGCATCTTCGAGAACGTATGCGAGCTGGACCTCATATTTGGCTTTGAGACTATGCATGCGGTTCTTAGTGAAATGATCGTCGGTGGAGTGGTTGTTGAGACGAATATTGATAAAATCGTTGCTGGGGTACAGAGCCAGGAGGGAAGTctggggaagaagagggctaTACAGGCGGCAAGTTCTGGGGTAGGGAGGGGTGGGCTGTCTGGACTGGCTGCTTGGCGGTGA
- a CDS encoding translation initiation/elongation factor MRX8 (transcript_id=CADANIAT00003567), with the protein MKLSVNTCRSCRPTLYSRISYRTTTTTAPSPTTWQSPSQLQIQKVPPLRDLTPGHISYYWDTSTPTKLQLAYADKLFAPSRHSPKKLWSAAKFRTTPLSSIEPEVAFLGRSNVGKSSLLNAVMGKEMCWTSSKPGRTREMNAFGIGGTKGGESKIVLLDMPGYGKASRTEWGVEIMKYLQGRKQLRRAFLLIDSEHGIKPTDAAILSLFRQYAIPHQIILSKVDKLLFNKRPKPTSIPSAAKLTGLRTTLEKLRPVVQPDSRTARTEGPGALGELLTCSADTPIGEGRFLGVSAIRWAIISAAGLDGTVEARAELGHPELLSADSELVGGVA; encoded by the exons ATGAAACTCTCAGTCAACACCTGTCGCAGCTGCCGACCGACCCTGTATTCGCGCATATCATACCGGACAACAACCACAACTGCTCCAAGTCCAACCACCTGGCAATCTCCGTCACAATTGCAAATACAAAAAGTCCCACCTCTCCGCGATCTAACGCCCGGCCACATCTCCTACTATTGGGACACCTCAACCCCAACGAAGCTACAACTAGCCTACGCAGACAAACTCTTCGCACCCTCGCGCCACTCACCCAAAAAGCTATGGTCGGCAGCGAAATTCCGCACAACGCCTCTCTCCTCGATCGAGCCGGAAGTTGCGTTCCTAGGCCGCTCAAATGTAGGCAAAAGTTCCTTGCTTAACGCGGTCATGGGGAAGGAGATGTGTTGGACTTCTTCGAAGCCAGGGCGGACAAGGGAGATGAATGCATTCGGTATTGGAGGGACAAAGGGCGGCGAGTCGAAGATTGTCCTGCTTGACATGCCGGGTTATGGAAAGGCGAGTCGGACGGAGTGGGGTGTGGAAATTATGAAGTATCTTCAGGGAAGGAAACA ACTCCGCCGCGCATTCCTCCTAATAGACAGCGAGCATGGCATAAAGCCCACCGATGCCGCGATCCTCAGCCTTTTCCGTCAATACGCCATCCCGCACCAAATTATCCTCTCGAAAGTCGACAAGCTCCTCTTCAATAAGAGACCAAAGCCCACGAGTATCCCCTCCGCCGCGAAACTTACAGGCTTGCGTACTACCCTCGAAAAACTTCGGCCAGTCGTTCAACCAGACTCCCGCACAGCACGCACTGAAGGACCCGGCGCTTTAGGAGAATTACTGACATGTAGTGCGGATACGCCGATCGGTGAAGGGCGGTTTTTGGGTGTTAGCGCTATTCGCTGGGCTATCATTTCTGCAGCGGGCTTGGATGGGACGGTCGAGGCGAGGGCGGAACTGGGACACCCTGAGCTGCTGAGTGCGGACTCGGAGTTGGTTGGTGGAGTTGCCTGA
- a CDS encoding protein fbxB (transcript_id=CADANIAT00003568): MDDSEAQATASGSIGQFSFAPATQTTVVTTTTTTTTTFPPLFIKPPRAVRELDPKLYPLASSATPSALKNIRFEVGGKSVVFNEPDDTTATIEAIHERNDVLRASNGVIRSVTSFNSEDNQSLSRFAASRVSNHPSPVPTSSKRRPLPLADSWQGHSKTQSTRIPSEPLVCSRSSGSTSSHPRAAGLATPETESSSFSSQDSTTSRRRIRSANFPRKETLLRSPLSSEVESQGDRPNLHARKDPSRSRTLVSERNRHPSRPSVSDSAESAIHEDQDLEVTQSQDTLFNKDVLSQNRSIDSASQLTLVDNVLAQDMCLPSPSLSPVAAMNAMHAESSFDSAEDPEDETDSSFEQVDSQLSESLSRKALTAPVPAPAGKNFENVTSNTRVPAASSLMDIPNVVSFFDSMPEEMKTYLMYQLLKRCPKPTLHFVADVVNPALKCDFLTLLPPELSLNIVKYFDVQTMCRAAQVSKKWRHIINSDEKSWKELLDRDGFTLPEGELQRAIREGWGWQFPNGLEDYEKDLSLSSSISEPSGSALSPLAGPSDRSTAVNRRPKRKANTRVSSRKLAKRKISSSGTDQSDSSDWKKDVSVAEGPYAAANAAAAAVPYPDIGLPSLRGLHLYKSLYQRHYCMRKGWMKPGVKPRHIAFRAHDRHVVTCLQFDTDKILTGSDDTNINVYDTKTGVLRATLEGHEGGVWALEYYGNTLVSGSTDRSVRVWDIERARCTQIFHGHTSTVRCLQIVLPVEVGKKADGTSDMMPKEPLIITGSRDSNLRVWKLPKPGDPGYYQSGPHVDDTDCPYFVRVLTGHQHSVRAIAAHGDTLVSGSYDCTVRVWKISTGETVHRLSGHSLKVYSVVLDHKRNRCISGSMDNMVKVWSLETGSILYNLEGHTSLVGLLDLKCDRLVSAAADSTLRIWDPETGQCKSMLSAHTGAITCFQHDGQKVISGSDRTLKMWDIRTGECVRDLLTNLGGVWQIKFNERRCVAAVQRDGMTYIEVLDFGASRDGYSEDQLGRRIVVNRSGQEVSDSDEDYDLSDA; the protein is encoded by the exons ATGGACGATAGTGAAGCACAAGCAACTGCGTCCGGTTCCATCGGCCAGTTCTCCTTCGCACCCGCGACACAAACCACGGTCGTGACCACTACCACTACCACCACAACCACATTTCCTCCGTTGTTTATCAAGCCACCGCGGGCGGTTCGAGAACTTGATCCTAAGCTCTACCCTCTGGCATCGTCCGCTACGCCCTCGGCGCTAAAAAATATCAGATTTGAAGTTGGGGGGAAGTCGGTTGTTTTCAACGAGCCTGATGACACAACGGCAACAATAGAAGCG ATCCACGAGAGGAACGATGTCCTGAGAGCCTCGAATGGCGTAATTCGCTCTGTCACTTCATTCAATTCGGAAGACAATCAGTCACTGTCTCGGTTCGCAGCCTCGCGAGTCTCGAATCATCCGTCGCCTGTCCCAACGAGCTCGAAGCGACGGCCTCTACCACTTGCGGATTCTTGGCAAGGACATTCAAAAACGCAATCAACTCGGATTCCGTCAGAGCCTTTAGTTTGTTCGCGGTCCAGTGGCAGTACTTCTTCCCACCCTAGAGCCGCCGGATTAGCAACACCAGAgacagaaagcagcagctttAGTTCTCAAGACAGCACTACGTCCCGGAGAAGAATTCGCAGCGCGAATTTCCCTAGGAAGGAAACTCTGCTTAGATCTCCATTATCTTCAGAAGTTGAATCTCAGGGAGACCGGCCAAATCTACATGCTAGAAAAGATCCTTCTCGTTCTAGGACTCTTGTTTCCGAAAGGAATAGGCATCCCTCGCGTCCTTCAGTATCGGACTCGGCGGAATCAGCAATACATGAAGATCAGGATCTGGAAGTTACTCAGAGCCAAGATACTTTATTCAACAAAGATGTGCTCTCGCAGAATCGTTCCATAGATTCAGCTTCGCAGCTGACGCTTGTCGACAATGTTCTCGCACAAGATATGTGCTTGCCCAGTCCGAGTTTGTCTCCGGTGGCAGCCATGAACGCAATGCATGCTGAATCTTCATTTGATTCTGCCGAAGACCCCGAAGATGAAACAGATTCAAGCTTTGAGCAAGTTGATTCTCAGCTTAGCGAATCTTTATCTAGAAAGGCCCTGACTGCTCCCGTTCCAGCGCCTGCCGGCAAGAACTTCGAAAACGTAACCTCGAACACTAGAGTACCCGCTGCGTCATCTTTGATGGATATACCAAATGTTGTGAGCTTTTTCGACTCCATgccggaggagatgaagacgtACCTCATGTATCAACTTCTCAAACGCTGTCCAAAACCGACTTTGCACTTTGTCGCCGACGTTGTTAACCCAGCCCTGAAATGCGACTTCCTCACACTTCTTCCACCTGAATTAAGTCTAAATATTGTGAAATATTTTGATGTACAAACCATGTGTCGTGCTGCGCAAGTATCAAAGAAGTGGAGGCACATCATCAATTCAGACGAGAAGTCATGGAAAGAGCTCCTCGATCGGGATGGCTTTACGCTTCCTGAAGGAGAGTTGCAGCGTGCAATTCGAGAGGGTTGGGGCTGGCAATTTCCTAATGGGCTTGAGGATTACGAAAAGGACCTTAGCCTATCGTCCTCAATTTCGGAGCCTTCTGGTTCTGCTTTGTCGCCACTTGCTGGACCTAGCGACAGATCCACGGCTGTCAACCGTCgaccgaagaggaaagcgaaTACGAGAGTCTCGAGCAGGAAACTGGCAAAGCGCAAGATTTCGTCAAGCGGCACTGATCAATCAGACTCTTCAGACTGGAAAAAGGATGTGTCAGTCGCAGAAGGTCCATATGCCGCTGCCAATGCTGCGGCCGCGGCTGTTCCATATCCAGATATAGGTCTCCCATCCCTAAGGGGTCTTCACTTGTACAAGTCCTTATACCAGCGGCATTATTGTATGCGCAAAGGTTGGATGAAACCGGGAGTGAAGCCTAGACATATTGCATTCCGTGCCCACGACCGTCATGTAGTCACATGCCTTCAATTCGACACAGACAAAATTTTGACGGGCAGTGACGACACGAATATCAACGTGTATGACACGAAAACCGGCGTGCTCAGGGCAACGCTCGAAGGACATGAGGGTGGTGTTTGGGCGCTTGAGTATTACGGCAACACTCTTGTATCAGGATCAACAGATAGGTCCGTTCGTGTCTGGGACATCGAAAGGGCGAGGTGTACTCAAATATTCCACGGTCATACATCGACTGTGCGTTGTTTACAAATAGTTCTGCCCGTTGAAGTCGGGAAGAAAGCAGATGGCACTTCTGATATGATGCCCAAGGAGCCATTGATCATCACAGGCTCACGGGACTCAAACCTACGCGTGTGGAAGCTTCCTAAGCCTGGTGATCCCGGTTACTATCAAAGCGGTCCGCATGTGGATGATACTGATTGTCCATATTTTGTCCGTGTACTCACCGGTCATCAGCATTCCGTTCGCGCCATTGCAGCCCATGGGGACACTCTGGTAAGCGGTAGTTATGACTGCACTGTGCGTGTCTGGAAGATTTCAACTGGGGAGACTGTTCACCGATTATCTGGCCATTCATTGAAAGTATATAGCGTGGTCCTTGACCACAAGCGAAACCGTTGTATCAGTGGGTCTATGGACAACATGGTCAAGGTTTGGTCACTGGAGACTGGCTCGATTCTCTACAACCTGGAAGGTCATACGTCTCTTGTTGGGCTTCTGGACCTGAAGTGTGATCGTCTTGtctcagcagctgcagactccACTCTCCGCATCTGGGATCCTGAGACGGGTCAATGCAAGAGCATGTTAAGTGCTCATACTGGCGCAATCACATGTTTCCAGCATGATGGCCAGAAGGTCATTTCGGGCTCCGACCGAACTCTGAAAATGTGGGATATACGAACTGGAGAGTGTGTTCGCGATCTCCTCACAAATCTTGGAGGAGTCTGGCAGATCAAGTTCAATGAACGTAGGTGTGTAGCCGCAGTGCAGCGGGATGGCATGACTTATATTGAG GTTCTTGATTTTGGAGCTTCCCGTGATGGCTATTCAGAAGATCAATTGGGCAGGCGCATCGTTGTCAATCGATCTGGCCAGGAAGTCAGTGACTCAGACGAAGATTATGATCTCTCTGATGCATAA
- a CDS encoding 60S ribosomal protein eL8 (transcript_id=CADANIAT00003565): protein MPAPKSGKKAAPLPYPQGKAGSSKKGPKNPLIEKRSRNFGIGQDIQPKRNLGRFVKWPEYVRLQRQKKILNLRLKVPPSIAQFQNTLDRNTAAQTFKFLNKYRPETKVEKKERLHAEATAVAEGKKKEDVSKKPYNVKYGLNHVVGLVENKKASLVLIAHDVDPIELVVFLPALCRKMGVPYAIVKGKARLGTVVHKKTSAVLAITEVRSEDKAEFAKLLSAIKEGYSDKTEESRRHWGGGIMGAKAVARQEKKRRAAEAAIRV, encoded by the exons ATG CCTGCCCCCAAGTCCGGAAAGAAGGCCGCCCCCCTCCCCTACCCTCAGGGCAAGGCTGGTTCTAGCAAGAAGGGCCCCAAG AACCCTCTCATCGAGAAGCGTTCCCGCAACTTCGGTATTGGCCAGGACATCCAGCCCAAGCGCAACCTCGGCCGCTTCGTCAAGTGGCCCGAGTATGTCCGTCTTCAGCGTCAGAAGAAGATCCTGAACCTCCGCCTCAAGGTTCCCCCTTCCATTGCTCAGTTCCAGAACACTCTGGACCGTAACACCGCCGCCCAGACCTTCAAGTTCCTCAACAAGTACCGCCCCGAGACCAaggttgagaagaaggagcgTCTTCATGCCGAGGCTACCGCCGTTGCtgagggcaagaagaaggaggatgtcAGCAAGAAGCCATACAACGTCAAGTACGGTCTCAACCACGTTGTTGGTCTTGTTGAGAACAAGAAGGCTTCCCTTGTCCTGATTGCCCACGACGTCGATCCCATTGAGCTGGTTGTTTTCCTTCCCGCTCTCTGCCGCAAGATGGGTGTTCCTTACGCCATtgtcaagggcaaggcccGTCTTGGTACCGTTGTCCACAAGAAG ACCTCTGCTGTTCTCGCCATCACTGAGGTCCGCTCTGAGGACAAGGCCGAGTTCGCTAAGCTCCTCAGTGCCATCAAGGAGGGCTACTCCGACAAGACCGAGGAGTCCCGCCGCCACTGGGGTGGTGGTATCATGGGTGCTAAGGCCGTTGCccgccaggagaagaagcgtcGTGCCGCTGAGGCCGCCATCCGTGTCTAA
- the alpA gene encoding protein alpA (transcript_id=CADANIAT00003564) codes for MPEGEEDFSSLPFPDRFAHKNWKVRKGGYEDAKQQFEKTGDESDPIFAQFQDASLWKGAVTDSNVAAQQDGLAAYCAFLQYGGPAGCARTRGATVPGIVEKGLPQTRPAAKASALEALLLCVELDKPEAVIEEILPVLSHKVPKVIAATLAGLTAIYHNFGCKVVDPKPVLKALPKVFGHADKNVRAEAQNLTVELYRWLKEAMKPVFWAELKPVQQQDLEKLFESVKQEPPPKQERLTRAQQAEVDAGAGGGSEPGEAGGEDDYGEDDGGEVDAFDLAEPIDVFPKIPKDFHEQLGSSKWKDRKEALDALYSALNVPKIKDGPFDEIVRGLAKCMKDANVAVVTVAANCIDLLAKGTRSAFVKHRPTVMPPIMERLKEKKQTVADALGQALDAVFIATTLSDCLEDILEFVKHKNPQVKQETVKFLIRCLRNTRDVPSKPEVKSIADAATKLLTDSSEVNRAGGAEILGTLMKIMGERAMTPFLDGLDDIRKTKIKEYFETAEVKAKDRPKPIVGPPKAAPPSAKKPVGTKKPLGLKKPAAAAPPPPVEEPAPAPSPSKPATKAVPSKRTLPTPGGALKKKLGGPGGLASPQKRVISPPSEEQPQQPPVSKFGLGRGLAGRPIARPPAPAEPAPAPAAPAVSGLTAIERAELEELRLEKERLVRLNEELRSEKAKLSTTIGELQNQNAQLIEDHTRDVLSIKAKETQLTRARSDAEAADQNVQKQKREIERLKRELSRALRSGSMSSPTAIPDQFGMAMPDPGSLYQDPNNAHSAVARSGLHMGPRFESTRPRSYASASPSEEKENGLESPGLGRRKFSPTFGNPYSGMASPTRSSLVGSGSASGEEQPTRSTEPAENWRRAAEVTSQLKARIEQMKVKQGLIGRQPAQR; via the exons ATGcctgaaggagaggaagactTCTCCTCTTTACCGTTCCCCGATCGTTTCGCACATAAG AACTGGAAAGTACGAAAAGGAGGATACGAAGATGCCAAACAGCAATTCGAGAAGACGGGCGACGAATCCGACCCAATTTTTGCACAATTTCAAGACGCCAGTTTATGGAAAGGCGCAGTTACAGACTCTAACGTCGCTGCGCAACAAGATGGGTTAGCGGCATACTGTGCGTTCCTGCAGTATGGCGGCCCGGCAGGCTGCGCAAG GACGCGCGGAGCCACAGTTCCTGGTATCGTTGAGAAAGGCCTACCACAAACCAGACCCGCGGCGAAAGCAAGCGCGCTCGAGGCGCTACTCCTCTGCGTCGAGTTGGATAAACCGGAAGCCGTTATTGAAGAAATCTTGCCCGTTCTATCACACAAAGTGCCAAAGGTTATCGCCGCTACACTGGCTGGTTTGACTGCCATTTATCATAATTTTGGGTGCAAAGTCGTCGATCCCAAGCCAGTGTTGAAAGCTTTGCCTAAGGTGTTCGGGCACGCCGATAAAAACGTCCGTGCGGAAGCACAAAACCTCACAGTGGAGCTGTATCGATGGCTCAAAGAAGCTATGAAGCCCGTATTTTGGGCTGAACTGAAACCCGTCCAACAACAAGATTTAGAGAAATTATTTGAATCAGTGAAACAAGAGCCACCTCCCAAGCAGGAGAGACTTACCCGagctcagcaagctgaagTTGACGcaggtgctggcggaggtagTGAACCCGGCGAAGCCGGTGGGGAGGATGATTATGGGGAGGACGACGGCGGCGAGGTTGATGCCTTTGATCTTGCAGAGCCCATTGACGTTTTCCCCAAAATCCCCAAAGATTTCCACGAACAGCTAGGGTCATCGAAATGGAAGGATAGGAAGGAGGCCTTGGACGCCTTGTATTCAGCATTGAACGTTCCGAAGATCAAGGACGGCCCGTTTGATGAGATCGTGCGCGGCCTGGCCAAGTGTATGAAGGATGCTAATGTCGCGGTTGTGACCGTTGCAGCCAACTGCATTGATCTTCTCGCAAAGGGTACCCGCAGCGCGTTCGTCAAGCACCGCCCTACGGTCATGCCACCGATCATGGAGCGGTtaaaggagaagaagcagactgTCGCGGATGCCCTCGGACAAGCTCTGGATGCCGTTTTCATTGCAACCACCTTGTCAGACTGTCTGGAAGATATCTTAGAGTTTGTCAAGCACAAAAACCCCCAGGTGAAGCAGGAGACCGTGAAGTTTTTAATTCGATGCCTTCGCAACACCCGGGATGTGCCCTCAAAGCCAGAGGTCAAGTCAATAGCTGATGCTGCTACCAAACTCCTTACCGATTCTAGTGAAGTGAACCGTGCAGGTGGTGCTGAAATACTTGGTACTTTAATGAAAATAATGGGTGAAAGAGCGATGACTCCTTTCCTCGACGGACTCGACGATATCCGAAAGACTAAGATTAAGGAATACTTCGAAACAGCAGAAGTCAAAGCGAAGGATCGGCCTAAACCCATCGTTGGACCGCCCAAAGCAGCGCCTCCCTCAGCGAAGAAGCCAGTTGGGACTAAGAAGCCACTGGGACTGAAAAAACCTGCCGCAGCagctccaccaccacccgTTGAAGAGCCTGCCCCTGCACCCTCACCGTCAAAGCCTGCAACTAAAGCTGTTCCTTCCAAGCGTACGCTCCCAACACCGGGCGGTGCACTGAAAAAGAAACTTGGTGGGCCAGGAGGTTTAGCTTCGCCTCAAAAACGAGTTATTTCACCACcttctgaagagcaacctcagcaacctcctGTCTCAAAGTTCGGCCTCGGGAGAGGCCTTGCGGGTCGCCCAATTGCTAGACCGCCAGCTCCTGCCGAACCAGCCCCAGCACCTGCCGCTCCTGCTGTGAGTGGACTTACTGCTATAGAACGggctgagctcgaggagctcCGGCTTGAAAAGGAACGACTTGTCCGCCTAAATGAAGAGTTGAGGTCCGAGAAAGCGAAATTGAGTACAACAATAGGAGAGCTTCAAAACCAAAATGCGCAGCTCATTGAAGATCATACGAGAGATGTTCTGAGCATCAAGGCCAAAGAGACACAGCTCACCCGAGCACGAAGTGACGCAGAGGCAGCCGATCAGAACGTCCAGAAGCAAAAGCGGGAGATTGAACGTTTGAAGCGTGAGCTATCAAGAGCCCTTCGTTCCGGATCGATGAGTTCTCCAACTGCTATTCCTGATCAGTTTGGCATGGCGATGCCTGACCCGGGCTCCTTATACCAAGATCCGAACAATGCTCATTCCGCAGTGGCGCGAAGTGGTCTGCATATGGGTCCTCGGTTCGAAAGTACGCGGCCACGGAGCTATGCCTCTGCTAGCCCtagcgaggagaaggaaaatggCCTTGAATCACCGGGGCTTGGTCGACGGAAGTTCAGCCCTACGTTTGGAAATCCTTACTCGGGTATGGCTAGTCCTACAAGGTCATCCCTTGTCGGATCGGGCAGCGCCTCAGGCGAGGAACAGCCGACTCGAAGTACAGAACCGGCAGAAAACTGGAGGAGAGCCGCTGAAGTCACAAGCCAATTGAAAGCTCGAATCGAACAGATGAAG GTTAAACAAGGCCTTATTGGACGACAACCAGCCCAACGCTAA
- a CDS encoding putative meiosis specific protein Hop1 (transcript_id=CADANIAT00003569): MVRIKFTGPPTAVRPQHAQARADLLSDKITAASSPPVEPQTAASALTNVSPEDGLVMQQQQSLEMVKIMLHVSIGTLFYLREFLPLQCFDDRDLKTAQRQQKFSYREFIDNDFNTSDPNRIANGTFGTGKRGQPLKIIIRNSEPKADMILNVLEMGIFDALSKSVLEAIQLTIIADKEAPENVLESYTFSFRYSEKLGDLSKRLESLSIQPCGYVANMKSAYTARAGLESIVRRLITLSSFLPTLPNKRALGVHLFYTDDCPPDYEPPGFSGAKDDIIKYPLTEHWIKESQACGRMESGWHTRSVGLKVTSLKWIGPEPEESESIPQIPAHIEYTDAVTRGEDIGIEDEENKLPSSQSEVGTSQEATQDVVERERLQSMMPSQEVQSSNMDLTSTQPVKPLLTTGNGDTETIGSIEKFVLREEKIAELRETSKAQKVNGQDPLAVRCQCDWKGEEEDMIMCSFCHTRQHRLCYGYVEAYKFGVSDVHACYRCLLEPSETKILESLNNVVLARRALTLISDEGIPSSNMTFGEKIHCSDKAVARLKEFLKRKGIFHSPPGSTPKESVRRGLPPYCIPDKESVRKTIKQDIMHPMAKIQHHYATQYVPQPMEALNAPFISGADGLGKLSSQTNVIPERSNRRDEQRANDRDSSIDSPHQASSSQRRTRSSNAQALLTPQPVKDTPGPTRKRTRSSQIGPEPRPITPSQSTTTDLERESEGHRRSDRQKRRKVSNYSNFIDVGAETSGDE, from the exons ATGGTCAGAATCAAATTTACCGGCCCACCAACGGCGGTCCGGCCGCAGCATGCTCAGGCTCGCGCCGACTTGCTTTCAGACAAAATAACTGCTGCGTCCTCTCCGCCAGTCGAACCACAAACTGCGGCAAGTGCCCTGACAAATGTGAGTCCGGAGGATGGCCTCgttatgcagcagcagcaaagcctggagatggtgaagatCATGCTCCATGTATCC ATCGGAACTTTGTTTTATCTACG AGAGTTTTTACCGCTGCAATGTTTCGATGATCGCGATCTTAAAACGGCGCAACGGCAGCAGAAGTTCTCATATCGGGAGTTCATCGATAACGACTTCAACACCAGTGACCCTAACAGGATTGCCAATGGCACATTTGGAACAGGCAAGAGAGGGCAGCCGTTAAAGATCATTATCCGCAACTCCGAACCGAAGGCCGACATGATCCTCAATGTTTTG GAAATGGGTATTTTTGACGCACTTAGCAAAAGTGTGCTGGAGGCGATCCAACTTACCATCATTGCGGACAAAGAGGCACCCGAAAATGTGCTTGAGTCATATACCTTCTCATTCAGGTATTCTGAAAAGTTAGGGGACTTGAGCAAACGCCTAGAAAGCCTATCGATACAGCCATGTGGCTATGTGGCTAATATGAAGTCTGCTTACACAGCCAGAGCAGGGCTAGAGAGCATTGTTAGGCGCTTGATAACCCTCAGCTCCTTTCTCCCTACTCTTCCGA ATAAACGTGCGCTTGGGGTCCATCTATTTTATACCGATGACTGCCCTCCTGATTACGAGCCGCCTGGTTTTAGCGGTGCGAAAGATGATATCATAAAATATCCACTGACCGAACACTGGATAAAAGAATCTCAAGCTTGTGGTAGGATGGAAAGCGGATGGCATAC GCGCAGCGTTGGCCTCAAGGTGACTTCTCTCAAGTGGATTGGACCAGAGCCGGAGGAATCAGAGTCTATACCACAGATACCAGCTCACATCGAATATACGGATGCGGTGACCCGAGGTGAGGATATTGgaattgaggatgaagagaataaacTGCCAAGTTCCCAAAGCGAAG TCGGAACCTCGCAAGAGGCGACGCAGGACGTTGTTGAACGAGAAAGGCTACAGTCGATGATGCCT TCCCAGGAAGTGCAGTCTTCAAATATGGATTTAACTTCGACGCAGCCCGTCAAGCCGTTGCTCACCACGGGAAACGGAGATACTGAAACAATAGGCAGTATCGAGAAGTTTGTTCTTCGTGAAGAAAAAATTGCGGAATTGCGCGAGACTTCTAAAGCACAGAAAGTGAACGGTCAGGACCCGTTAGCTGTTAGATGCCAGTGTGactggaaaggagaagaggaagacatg ATTATGTGCAGTTTCTGCCATACACGACAACACCGACTTTGCTACGGTTATGTGGAAGCGTATAAGTTTGGAGTTTCCGACGTGCACGCTTGTTATCGATGCTTGCTAGAACCGAGCGAAACCAAGATCCTTGAGAGCTTGAACAATGTAGTGCTAGCTCGAAGGGCTTTGACATTGATCTCAGATGAAGGAATTCCTAGTTCTAACATGACATTCGGCGAGAAAATCC ACTGCAGTGACAAGGCCGTTGCCCGACTAAAGGAGTTCCTAAAGAGGAAGGGAATCTTTCATTCTCCGCCTGGGTCCACGCCCAAGGAAAGCGTACGAAGAGGGCTGCCACCGTATTGCATTCCTGATAAAGAGAGTGTCCGGAAAACGATCAAGCAGGATATCATGCATCCCATGGCGAAAATTCAACACCAT TACGCAACACAATATGTCCCTCAACCCATGGAGGCACTCAATGCTCCCTTCATTAGCGGAGCTGACGGCCTGGGCAAACTAAGTTCTCAGACGAATGTCATACCAGAGAGGAGCAACAGGAGAGATGAACAACGAGCAAACGACCGCGACAGCTCCATTGACTCACCTCATCAAGCTTCCAGCTCTCAGCGTAGGACGAGATCGTCCAATGCCCAAGCCCTGCTCACGCCACAACCCGTCAAGGACACACCGGGACCGACGCGTAAGAGAACTAGGTCCTCCCAAATCGGCCCTGAACCTCGCCCGATCACTCCATCGCAGTCAACAACCACTGACCTTGAGCGCGAAAGCGAGGGCCACCGACGCAGCGACCGTCAAAAGAGACGCAAAGTTAGCAATTATTCTAATTTCATTGACGTTGGCGCGGAGACAAGCGGAGACGAATAA